CTCATGAAGGCCGGGCCGGACTCTGGTCCCCGCACTGTGGTCTCATCACGGTGTCAGGGAGACTCTAACGGACTCTACCGTGGAGCTTCAGAGCGCTCCGCTGCGCACTTTACGCAACAGAATCCGCGTAAAAGATGGTGGAAACAGGTGGAGTTTGGTTCTATTCCCAAAATAAAACACGCGTCTAGACACAACCTTAACTCATAATTGCTAAACAGGTGCTGGTGAAGTTGCGTCGGTCCTCTTGAGAAGGGGACATTTTAAGTCACGAAGATTGAGAAATCAAAAGCGCGTAAAATCCTCAAATCATCTGAAAGTTGGAGACGGAATCCAACGTGTCCTCTGTTAAAAGCTCAGGGTGAAAAGTGACGAGCAGCCCGAGCGTCGCTGCGGTCAGACCGCGGGGAGTGCGTGGGACTGCGGGGGATTTCATCTCCGCTGAGTTCACCTGCAGTAGCCTGGGCTATGACAAATTAGCCGATTAAAGCCGCTTATCAGCTGCGCTTTACCGCGTCCTTCAGTCCTTGAGCTGCAGCAGGAGACAGTTTGTAGGCTACTGTCTGGCTgacgctctgtgtgtgtgtgtgtgtgtgtgtgtgtgtgtgtgtgtgtgtgtgtgtgtgtgcgcgtgtgtgtgtgtgtgtgtgtgatatccaCAATTTAGGATAGTATGCTAATTTTCAGAGAGTCGCAGCAACAAGCAGTgaaataattaatataatttGACTATATATTTAATGTGTAGGCTAAAATAGAGGCAATGAACCGAAATGTAGTTAAAACTGCATTACATCACGTTAACGGTGTAGGGCTATAGGTATTTAAACGGCCGCTGCCGCCGGACGTCCCGTCGGTCCCACTGAACGTCAGTTTGCCTCACAGGAAACTAGCTGAGATCATAGGAACTCATCCGTTGactgtgttttatatataaatatatatatatatatactttatatattttttttttggtaggCTACTTATGGTACAGAAATCATCTTTAATTTGTTAAACTCACATATCTGCACTGTTCAAACACAACCTACATCTCTGGTAAATGCAAgtctttgtggagaaactcagttttataCTTAAATCAACTTCAATCAATTACtgagtttctctctctctctctttctctctctctctctctctctctatatatatatatatatatctactgtatatatacagtagacatatatacatgtaatatatatatacgttcataaaacagaaaaatgaagCGGCATCTGATTAAGCATTTATTAAAGGAAATAGTGGTATTTATGTCTGAAATTATAGTTTTTCAGTCGAAAAGTATCACATTTAATAACAAATATCATAAAGGGATTTGACCTagaaaagtatgttttttttagcatttagaACATTATGTAGGAACATAACAAGTATACAGGtaagaaaatacataaatgaaatgtgatatttttttaaatcctctaaAGATTGTACAGTGTCTGGTTGGTGCAGTCACAAATATCTTGCAACTGGGGTGAGGAAATATTTATTCATGACGTCAGTATTTCTAAAATTAGAGCAGTGCTGTGAAGGAAACTAACTTTGAAACCGTTTAATATCCCTCTTATCCTTTTTCTATGACTACAAATGTGATAAATgtcagttttgtgtttgtttaaacaACTAAATCTGGTCAAAGTTTCCTTTACAGTGTAGCTCAGTCAGCCAGTTTGTTCAGGTTGTTTTCACATGTTTTATCAGTGGGATGAAACTGTCCTAAATTGCTTAAGGATCCAACAGATGCTTCAACATCCTCTTTCTCCTCGTCCTCCATCTCATCCCTCCATCCAGACCCTCCTGCCTGTGGCTGAGAGCAGAAGGAGCTGAGAACAGAAGAGAGGGAGGATCATTGCTGTGATACACTTCTTTTTTGGCAACGGCTGCAATGTGAGCGTCATTGTGTTCCCTTTTAGTTCTTGTAACATGGTTCTTCCCAGAGCCTGaactttaaagcgcccatattctgctcattttcaggttcataattgtattttcaggttgtaccagaataggtttacatagtttaattgaaaaaaaaacaccatacagTTGTTGTACAGCAAATTGATGCAGTTCCTCttttctccctgtgtgtttaggtctctagttttagctccagagtgagacctcTCACTTCTTTACATCATTgctgggagtcacacatgcgcagtagcttgGTAAggtcccatcagctagataactctttctccaactttggtcagtacaaggccggattagctgggagacttcttctaaaccaGGGACACTTggggaatacctgcagaacagggacaggaagtagaacagggacagaaagtagttcttttggagattatggtcaactagtgtgtgttgtagcagtgttttgccattgggaacgagctagcatgctaaggttagccacctcgtctcggctagtgacgtagaaagctgtgcagatgttgaacagctcacccggagactaaaggcagaagacattcagaaactgtatctcactcaaaacagcacagatgttgtttttttccaagtttgtatgcgtgtggaagcatatatatatattgcgtgttttttcataatatgggcactttaaagggATACATCAGATGATTTCAAGTTAGGTTGTATGAGCTACGTCTCCATAGTCGGTGTGTCTCTACAGCAGATGGTGGTCGGCACatccccagtttggagaagcaggcacgAGCGCAGACAcggaagctaagcaatgtactgctgtggacggGCGAAGCAGATAAATGTATTTTAGCTacggaaaaaaatcaatatcggTATGAGTTTAAGTGTATGCTATATTTAGAATCTATAAACCCTGTGTTtcttgctgtcagacagcccaTTACGACGGGGAAAGTAGTATCCATCTCTGCCcgttcaaagccaccagactcctttaaagaaaacagtcattttacctTGCAGAACACGGgagtcatgaccgaaagaacgagatccagggtacaagcggccgaaatgggtttcctccggagggtggctggcgttcTCCTTAGAGTAGGGTGAGAagtcagtcatccgagaggagctcggagtagagccgctgctccttgcGTCGAAAGgaccagttgaggtggtttgggcatctggtaaggatgcctcctgggcgctccctgggaggtgttccaggcacgtccagctgggaggaggcctcggggaagacccaggactaggtggagagttatatctccaacctggctggGAACGCCCGGGATCCCCagtggagctggttgatgtggctcggagAAGGGAAGtctggggtcccctactggagctgctgcctcGCGACCCGATACGGAtaaggatgaagatggatggatggatgggacaCGGGAGTTGCTGCTCTGCCGCTCGATTGGTTAGATTGTTTGGTGTTGTTGTGGACTTGGTGTTTAAGGGTTAGGAGCTAACAAAAcctacaacaaaaaaatgatttgtgaGGCAGCGGTCGCCCGGAACTCTGTGTTCTTATGGGAAAATGCACAATCTACCCACAGgaagagaagaggggaaaaCGAAGTGTCAACGAATAAGACCACTTATTTTTTTGGTAGAAAAACCAGGGCTGTCGACTGGGGGGGGGTGGAAAGGGGACTGAGGGACCAGGGCCTTATGTGAAGAGGCCCAAAAGTGCTGAATgatagctgtggatgcgggggggggggggggggggcatggagAATGCCTCGCTAAATGGAGCAGAATTTTGTGCAAAGCCCTtgagaaaaacaatgaaatctaaagttaaaaaaagtcattaacaGACTGAATTAGTTCATGAAGTTTAGTTCCAGGAGCTGAAACAAAGCCTCCAACGAAAATATGTGTTTTGTTCATGATGGGAAGCTGAAGCAGAGCCGATGATGGCAACAAGGACCCGCCCATAGGATTACAAGCCCGTTTGAGGACCACTGCAACCTTCTCAAAGACCACCTAATAATGTCATTAGCATTGTGGTCTTCTTTATTAACTGCCTCTATTCATGTGTGCCTGCAGTATTTGTGTCTTGAACTTCTCTGCTGCCACTTGCTGGTCATTTTTAAACatcacagcaacaaaaaaacaaaactgcatttcccttttttctttttaatatttcatactgaatgtacacatttgtttttatagacCACAGGCGTGGTACTGGGATAGACAAGTACTGAGATTTTTAATGTTGGGTGCAcaagatacaaaaaaatattatctTTCAGGACTTTGCGGCTCTgtaatttatcactttttttttttttccccatataTACAGAGGTTCAGAAACAGAAGGAGGCTGCTGAGTCTAAAACTGAGTGACGGAGCAGCAGAGGAcatgaaaagttttaaaaaacaggCAGTAATCAAACATACAGCTGCAAGTAAACAAAAAGTAacagacagagaaggaaaaaggtttctgaaacaaaaacagaaactttgAAACTTAAACTGATGAaaccaaagaataaaaacagcatCTGCTCAGCTGTCCTAGCATTAAGGGTCAAAAGCTAAACACAATGACTTAATTTTagtattgaatttaaaaaaagtcacattttaaaaacaccgCAGTTAGACTGTGTCACAGTTACGCACATGCTGATTCGTTCAGGTTAGAGCTCAACCAATAAGGATTTTAAGGaatatgaatatttggttatttaaaaatctgatatgccgataAATCGGTCGAtatatacgttttttttttaaattcagaaacgcgttacaaaacataaacagatttctctaacattagttatttgtagttatttataagTTCTCACTaatatgatgaaaaaaatggttttattaCCACAGAACAGAGGCATATCAAACATATTAATGTTCTGAACTAAACATGTTAGTCTACAAAAGATATAAAGTCAGACAGTGTCCAATCCTGTGGTTTGTATTTTGGTTGTGGGCGGAGCTTAGCtttaaataaagacactgattgGCTTTCTAAGGCTCAATGGGCGGTAACAAGTCCTTCAAACAGGTGATTTTCGGCAGCTTGTTTCAACGGCTGCTGTGAGCTCATGCGACAGTACACTCCCCTTGTGATGTCATCAGTCCTCCGGGCCGCTGAAGCCGTCGCGGAGCAGGAAGTGAGGTCGCACCACGGACAGGATGGGGCCCCGCGGGGCCCCGGCCAGGCAGTACGCCTCGTCCACGTTCACGCCGCGGGATCGCAGCGTCCGCAGGGCGCCGGCGCAGCTTTCCCCGCCGCCGCGGGACGTCATGAGGACGAGGCTGAGAGGACTGTCCGACACGCCGAACCGCTGACGCATCTCGCCGAGCTGAGCGGAGAACTTCTGCGGAGCGAGAACGTGAATTATCCTAAAGCTCGGACATCTGAGTTCTTTACAAAAAATTCTTCGTCCTCAAAATGCTCATTTGTATATCAActactctctgtgtgttgccttgAATTCATGATGTTTTTGTCGCCTCCAcggagatttaaaaaaacagacagaagtcTTGATGCAGTACAGAAGTAGGGGTCCACATTTACCAACAGCAAAACTATATCAAAACATCCGTTCACAAACTCTCGCACAACGCGTGCAGCATAATCCGAGTCTTGTTCCTCCGGTCGTATGCTCAGAACTTTCCAAAACACATAAAACTTGTACTTGTAACACAATGTACAACACTAGGCGCACTGCTCGTCAGCCTAAATCCGACGAGCCTAAATTCTGTTGCATGCAGAAGTGTTTTCAGTGGTTAAGGTTTGGGCAAAGATGCATTTGAAGTGCTGGACACATAACGCAAATGACACGTTACCCACGTTTCCTTCATGAATTCAACAATTGCACCTGACTGCAACACGCCACCAGGTGGCAGAGATCAGGCAGCACCTTCTCAATATTGTGTTCTTTTGTCagtaatggtacctgctcgactccaGTCCTCCTTTTCCCATTGCAGATTAGCACCGCTTAATGCGTGAGGGGAGCCGTGATTGGTCGTCacagcaggaaactgccgtgaccaaatgtgagagagagatagagacaccCACAACAACACCCACACTcaccaaacacacccacacacacacacacacaccacaccccacacacacacacacacacacaccacacacacacacacaaccacacacacacacacacacacacacaccacacacacaccacacacaacccacaccacacacacacacacacacacacacacacacaccacaccacacacacaccacacacacacacaccacacccacacacaccacaccacaacacacacacaccaacaccacaccgAAGAGTGTGTTTGCTTTTGATTCGCGGCGTGTCGCCACACCAGAGGACAAGTAGTTTCTAGTTAATCTGgaggcagcaacaacacaaaacGCTGGAAAACTAATTACCAGAAACCCTTCGGTTTGTTTCAGGACCCCCCCGCCCCCGTCTGTTGCTAGCCCCGTCTCCAACCTATCAGCAGCCTGCAGGTTTTCACATcctttggtatcgcctcagctcgcttggaacctcgactgaggtggtactacaaaaagtacctgtttcaggtaccaggtactttttttcttaatggaaaaccaaaaaagtagagtagagtcgaggcgagtagagtagataccacgcagtggaaaaacgccgtAATACAGTAGATTATAATAAATAACGATATTTGAATTATAAAAAAGGAacagaagaaagaggaaagcaAACGTCTCCGGGGTGCAAGtcccttgtttttttccctcagagACACATTCTTCCTCTTTCAGTTTCTATTGGACAAGTGTGCAGAGTCAAACCTTTAGCTCCGCCCACGTTGAGCCAATCCTCGACCTGCGTACTGCAGTCGGGGTTTACTCGAATTCAAGGCAACACTCGGTGAGAAAGCTGACACACACAGGTTATCGTTTTGCTTTGGGAAAAAGCATCTTCTGCATGTATATAAAAAGATGATGAAGCTGGCTTTACTGCGAGTACCTGAGCGGCCGGTCGGCTCGCCGGCAGCGGGTCGGCGCTGGGCCGGTGCACGGCGTCCCCGCAGAACATGACCCTGAGCTGCTCCGAGGGAGCTTCCTGGGGGTCCAGCAGGGCCGAGAGAACACCTGGACCAACGACAGAGAGGAGGATTCACCTTCTGACATCACACTCAACTGGCAGCTACATTGTCAAATCATCAAAACACACTGATTTATGGTTAAGTTGTGACATTACAATATTAAgttgtttaaccctcgtgttgtcctcgggtcaaactgacccgtttcaatgtgttttatatcagaaatgtggatttctttcaaccaaattgcccagaAATAANNNNNNNNNNtgattccatacaacgttcttcaggtaaaataaatgactactttcattgaattttttgggtgttcaAATGCAATAAGatttgaatttttgtttttgtttttaatggtttcaaaacttCTATGGATtcaactttgacatctacccatctgtgatctgctcaacatcctctgatcttaactattagtccaaataattcataatgtcggcctttttaactaaaaacatatGTANNNNNNNNNNtaaatgaggtttgttgaccatgaattgcAAGCATAAGAGTAAAACcggttattaaaccagctcaagtttttaaaaaagcgccaaaagctggaaaaagtgaaaaaagaaatcagataaaagcgacaaaaaacattggaaaagcacaacaaaNNNNNNNNNNtcaattttgacctggaaggacaagtttaTGGTTAAGgtaagacaacacaggggttaagaTCAATATTTCAACATCATCAGCAGAGTATTTAAGCCACTGTTAAGCAAACACAAAATGTGAGGTTTTGAGTATTAAGTTAAAAATGTTTCAAGAATAAAAGGCGTAATATttctttggtccagactgaaatatctcaagaaCTAGTTAATAGATTTCCATGAACTTTTGTGCAGCCACACGATGAATCCTACAGACTTTGGTGATCATCTGACACCAACTTGAGgtttacatttattgttttgagtgaaatttCCCTGATTTGGTTCAGACAGTCATGTTCCCTTCAGCGTTGATGatcttttgactttttccatttcgccccatcatcaggtcaacatttaAATTGGgtttctgattgttttttttttaaaaagcctgaCCTTTCTGCGATGCCTGCGGCGCCTCGTTTCTGTCCGTCGACAGGAAGAGTTGCACGTTATTTTTCTGTAAACTTTCGATGAAATCCTCCTCGCTGGCAAAACAGAACCTGCTGACTTCAAGACCTGCAACACAGCGGTGATGACATCAGGACAGGAAGTCATCAACACAACTACAAAATCTCCAACACTGATCAGGGGCTGATGGTTAAAGTTAGATTACCGTAATGTCTGGTGCTGGAGATGAAGGNNNNNNNNNNTACCGTAATGTCTGATGCTGCTGATGAAGGTTGAAGTTATTACGGTAATGTCTGATGCTGCTGATGAAGGTTAAAGTTATTACCGTAATGTCTGATGCTGCTGATAAAGGTTAAAGTTATTACCGTAATGTCTGGTAGTGGAGATGAAGGTTAAAGTTATTACCGTAATGTCTGGTGCTGGAGATGAAAGTTAAAGTTATTACCGTAATGTCTGGTGCTGGAGAGAAGGTTAAAGTTATACCGTATGTCTGATGCTGCTGATGAAGGTAAGTTTTACGTATGTCGATGCTGTGATGAAGGTTAAAGTTATTACCGTAATGTCTGATGCTGCTGATGAAGGTTAAAGTTATTACCGTAATGTCTGGTAGTGGAGATGAAGGTTAAAGTTATTACCGTAATGTCTGGTGCTGGAGATGAAAGTTAAAGTTATTACCGTAATGTCTGGTGCTGGAGATGAAGGTTAAAGTTATTACCGTAATGTCTGATGCTGCTGATGAAGGTTAAAGTTATTACCGTAATGTCTGGTGCTGGAGATGATGGTTAAAGTTATTACCGTAATGTCTGGTGCTGGAGATGAAGGTTAAAGTTATTACGTAATGTCTGTGCTGCATGAGGTTAAAGTTATTACGTAATGTCGGTGCTGGAGTGATGGTTAAAGTTATTACCGTAAGTTGGTGCTGGAGATGAAAGTTAAAAGTTATTACCGTAATGTCTGGTGCTGGAGATGAAGGTTAAAGTTATTACCGTAATGTCTGCTGCTGGAGATGAAGGTTAAAGTTATTACCGTAATGTCTGGTGCTGGAGATGATGGTTAAAGTTATTACCGTAATGTCTGGTGCTGGAGATGAAGGTTAAAGTTATTACCGTAATGTCTGGTGCTGGAGATGAAGGTTAAAGTTATTACCGTAATGTCTGGTGCTGGAGATGATGCGAGAgctctgctgctgttgctggctGTCTGTGGTAATAAGGACGACATCAAACAGCAGCGACTCGGCCGGATTTTCCTCTAGCAGACGTTCGTTCACTCTTTGCAGCGCCTGAATTATGAATTCAATTGAAATGTGTGCCTTAAAGCTTTCATACTGgtgttattctatatttttcttattgtcaacaaagcTTTCCTCTTAATACTTTCTGAATTCCTGTCTGTGGCTCTCAGGTCCAACTGGATCCTGCTGATTAGATACATCTTTAAACACGGCTCAcacatgtgtaaatatgtttatgtgtttcctttaaaaaaaaaaaagggactttGTATTTTCCAATTGGCTACTTCAGCAAATGTTGCTCTGATACAAGAGGAAATGGTGCGGATGGGGACTATTTCTACATGTAGAGCTTTATTTCTACTTTTGGAGAGTATTGGGGTCAGAAGGACAGTGTGTGTAGGAATaagtcaaaataaactacagtgtgttcatggtaatgcAGGAACATGTTACCTAGGGCAACAGTGTGGCTCGTTGATGTGTctttagtagttttttttcaagctaCATTGCACAAATAATtggaaaccacacacacacacacacacacaacacaccacaacccacacacacacacacacacacacacaccacacacacaaccacaaacacacacacacacaacacacacacaccaacacacaaacacacacaacacacacaccacacacacacaacacacacaactgacCTGCAGCAGCGGgaaggccacgcccatttcgtACACCTCATCAGCTCCAGATCAAAAACTGCACGAGACGTAACCGCGACAACGACGGCACGATCAGCACTTTCTGGAGAAAACACAGAACCTCTtcaaccaactacacacacacacacacacacacacacacacacacacacacacacacacacacacacacacacacacacacacaccacacacaccacaccacacacacacacacacacacacacacacacacacacacacacacacacacctacctacTGTATATGAAATCACAGGAGTCAAACATGAAACACTACTTTGTAggattatttatatattttgttatttaaactaaataatTCGAAGTGAAACCTGACCTATGACCTCATACAGACTTTTAACAACATTATTCGTACACCgtcaatattaatatacagtctaggGTCAGAACACATCGTGCTGTCGCAAAAAACATTTAGCGTGTTCTGTGCAGTCAGCTTCTCTACCGCAGCggccgtaaaaaaaaaaacaattttagcCAAATAATCTCGGGGGCCGAATTCttataataaaatatcacaatatcaccTGGTGAAGGTATGCTACGGTTACCAAATGGTGTACTTCACACTAATAGGTCCCACTCTATAATTCGGCATTCGTTCCATACATATATTGATCAAATTCACATATAGTTGAAACTTTTAAATTACGTATGTCCCTTTTCATTTCCTCCGACTCAAAACGGTTTGTAAGACTTTGCGAGAGTCCAAACTTTTGCTAAATAGTGGGCAGCATGGTGAAGATCCAGGTCTACATGGGTCTGGTTCTGGAAGTTCGGGATCTCACCTGTCCGTCTTTGTAGATAAGAAAGTCCGCGATAACATAACCTGCCTGGTTACTTTGGAAAATAATCACTGCTGTAGTACAACCAGCAGGGGGCCATCTACGTGTGTGGCTCTTTAAGAAACCTGAATTGTTGTATATGACACCTATTAAGTGGTTTTGGCAAAAGCAATTCCCCAAAATTGTGATtatggttatttttttaaatcaagtgctgtagtacaacctTCTATGTGTGTAGCTCTTTCAGAGACCTGAATCATTGTTTACGTGACACCTATTAAATGGTTGTGGCAAACAAAATTCACCCAAATTATAAatatgcttttttgttttttttaagtaggtgctgtagtacaactaccAATTAGACAAGCAATAGTTGATGCAAGTTTGGAGGCACTACCTAGTTTAATCATTAAATGAATGGATATTTTCGTTGTGACTGTTTTCGGTGTTTTcatttgtagacggtccctaaacGCACCACCGTCTCCACCGGCTCTGCTCGTGTAATTTCTCCAGATTGAAGGACGGTTCACAACGACAGTAGTTTGTGATTTATCAACATTTCACTGCAGAGTAATTGATCCCGGAAGTTTGAATCTGGATGTCTTTCTAACTTTACCGAGGTGAGGAGTCTTACCTGCTTCACGTCGGTGTTCTGGACCGTGGAGACCATGTCCGCCTCTCAGCTGAACCCTGTAGCTTAAAAAGAGCCTTAACGGGTAAATTTATATCTACCCATAGACCACAACACAGTAATTACCTTTCTTTAAATCATTTATGAAAACTGGCCGTCAAACTAACTTCAAAGGTCCTACAGAAACAGAACTGTCTGCCCAGGGTTCCGCCTTTTAGTATCTACTATCTATGGTTCCGCCCATGGATGTGTCCGCCCTCCTTTCGCTGTAACGCCCCACGTTCGTTGTCAAGAGCACAACGTGATGGCGTCACTTCCTTGTTTGTCTCCCTACCGTTGGTGGCGTACCCCGCCCACAGCAGTGATTATTGTGTCTGGTCCAGGAACGCGGTCCGGGTTTTACTCCACAAAAACCTCCTCGTCTGGACTAACTACCGGAGACAGAAGAGGGAGGGTGGTCTGAAGCGGGTCTGAGAGGAGCGTGGTCCGGGTTGGAACGGGTTTGACCCGGTCTGGACCCTCGGTAAAGAGAGACGGAGGGAAAGTTTGCTTCAGTTTCGGTTGACGGTGAGAAAACCTTCCTCGGTTCCCCTCTTTCTTCCCACCGTCTTCATCTCAGTCCTCCGGGGTGAAGGCCACTTTAACTGTCCGTGGTAGTCTACAGGTGGGTCCAGCGAGGACCGGTTCCGGGTTCCTGTTGTGACCCTCGCACCGTCACCGGTGCCGGTGGTGTGAACAGAAGCAAAAGGGAGATTATATTGTGTTATCAGAGGCTCCGGTCGGACTGTCCGTTAAACCGTCAGTTAACGGTCAGTCTATGTTTATCCCTTCAAGGTAACAGGTCAGTAGGCCGTCAATAAGTCTCGCTGTCAGTCACTTTAAAGTCACTCACCACTTCTGTCAGTAAATACTCAGCTGTTCAATCAGcatcgatcgatcgatcgatccATCTGTCAGTCACCACAGATCCCATATGGAGCACTACTCGCAGTATATTTAAATGATGTGAAGTGAAACCTGGCCTTTGCACATTATAACTGAACTAGTCTCAGCCTGATTTCTACATGTCAGAACACACCAtgctattttacatttttttcgcTGTCTGAAGGGATAGTTTTTGCTTGTTCTGTGCACCCAGCTTCTCTTGAGTTTTTGCAGACACTGCCCTACATGTACCCTCATTGTCTCTGGTACGACTCCATCCCTATTGCAAAATATGCAATTTTAGCATTGCATTGCCAGCTGTTTAGGGAGTGTCTCAGTTAAAACCGGACTTATGGTGTATTTTTAAGGTATTAGGTCATGCTCATTAATTCAGCGTTCATTAAATACACTTAACCGTTTGTCATGTAATTTAAACTTTTGAAATACTTTTAATTGACTCCCACCCTGACAGGCTTGTCGTTAGTGAGTCAGTGTCTCACCTGTAAAGACAGTGCTGGAGCGTGATCCAGGTGAAGAATCAGATGAATTATCACAAGCAGTCAGACTGGTCAGACTGCTCAGGGATCCTCAGACTGAACAAACAGCCTTCAA
This genomic stretch from Etheostoma spectabile isolate EspeVRDwgs_2016 chromosome 8, UIUC_Espe_1.0, whole genome shotgun sequence harbors:
- the LOC116693806 gene encoding LOW QUALITY PROTEIN: cytosolic 5'-nucleotidase 1A (The sequence of the model RefSeq protein was modified relative to this genomic sequence to represent the inferred CDS: inserted 1 base in 1 codon), whose product is MVSTVQNTDVKQKSADRAVVVAVTSRAVFXSGADEVYEMGVAFPLLQALQRVNERLLEENPAESLLFDVVLITTDSQQQQQSSRIISSTRHYGLEVSRFCFASEEDFIESLQKNNVQLFLSTDRNEAPQASQKGVLSALLDPQEAPSEQLRVMFCGDAVHRPSADPLPASRPAAQKFSAQLGEMRQRFGVSDSPLSLVLMTSRGGGESCAGALRTLRSRGVNVDEAYCLAGAPRGPILSVVRPHFLLRDGFSGPED